A region from the Candidatus Kryptoniota bacterium genome encodes:
- the hemL gene encoding glutamate-1-semialdehyde 2,1-aminomutase → MKKLNTRQSSKLFAEAKKYLPGGVNSPVRAFKSVKRDPVFISKARGQYLFDVDGNKYIDYVGSWGPMILGHAHPDVVSAIRKAAADGTSFGAPTKLEVEMAKLVRRMMPSVEVVRMVNSGTEATMSAVRLARAFTNREKIVKFAGCYHGHFDSFLIKAGSGATTFGTPDSPGVPRELAAMTLVAEFNDIESVERVFGNNKDQIAAVIVEPVVGNMGVVVPRENFLNRLQEIAHQSGALLIFDEVMTGFRLAPGGAQQVFGIKPDLTTFGKIIGAGLPVGAYGGREDIMRMISPDGPVYQAGTLSGNPLAMAAGIAQLKILERQKGLYKRLERSGKLLEDGVRENLKKLGLNYRFNRFASMFTLFFTSEEVKDFRSALTSDTEKYAVYFGEMLNRGIYLPPSQFEAAFISTAHTESDIKRTVSANFESLKSLR, encoded by the coding sequence ATGAAGAAACTTAACACCAGACAGAGCAGTAAGTTATTCGCGGAAGCAAAAAAATATCTTCCTGGCGGTGTAAACTCACCGGTGAGAGCTTTCAAATCCGTGAAGCGCGATCCGGTTTTCATCAGTAAGGCACGTGGACAATATTTGTTCGATGTTGACGGGAATAAATACATAGACTATGTCGGCTCGTGGGGACCCATGATTCTCGGGCACGCGCACCCCGACGTAGTCTCCGCTATCAGGAAGGCTGCGGCGGACGGCACGAGTTTCGGCGCGCCGACGAAGCTTGAGGTCGAGATGGCAAAGCTTGTCCGCAGGATGATGCCTTCGGTGGAAGTAGTAAGGATGGTCAACAGCGGGACAGAGGCGACCATGAGCGCTGTGAGGCTTGCACGCGCATTCACAAACCGCGAGAAGATCGTGAAGTTTGCCGGATGTTATCACGGCCACTTTGACAGCTTCCTCATAAAAGCCGGCTCGGGTGCGACCACTTTCGGAACGCCCGATTCACCCGGCGTTCCGAGAGAGCTTGCTGCCATGACGCTCGTCGCCGAATTCAACGATATCGAGTCTGTCGAGAGAGTTTTTGGAAACAACAAAGATCAAATTGCCGCCGTTATAGTTGAGCCGGTCGTCGGGAATATGGGTGTAGTCGTTCCGAGAGAAAATTTTCTAAATAGACTCCAGGAAATCGCGCATCAAAGCGGAGCCTTGCTGATCTTCGACGAGGTGATGACCGGATTCAGGCTTGCACCGGGTGGAGCCCAACAAGTCTTCGGCATAAAACCCGACTTGACCACATTCGGAAAAATAATAGGCGCGGGACTCCCCGTCGGCGCTTACGGCGGGAGGGAGGACATCATGAGAATGATCTCGCCGGACGGACCTGTTTACCAGGCGGGAACATTGTCGGGAAATCCCCTCGCGATGGCTGCGGGCATCGCGCAGCTGAAGATCCTCGAGAGACAAAAGGGTCTCTATAAGCGGCTCGAGAGATCTGGAAAGCTCCTGGAAGATGGCGTGCGTGAAAATTTGAAAAAGCTTGGCTTGAACTACCGCTTCAATCGATTCGCCTCAATGTTTACGTTGTTCTTCACGAGTGAAGAGGTAAAGGATTTCCGTTCGGCACTGACAAGCGACACGGAAAAATACGCCGTATATTTCGGGGAGATGCTTAATAGAGGAATTTACCTGCCGCCGTCACAATTCGAGGCCGCGTTCATCTCGACGGCACATACCGAATCTGACATTAAGAGGACAGTGAGCGCGAACTTCGAGTCGCTGAAAAGCCTACGATGA
- a CDS encoding ATP-binding protein produces MRRAVKFLKLIQLDGAPVKLRYANMPRHLSLQIILSLTVIVVVVEGVSGYISLKNQERQILQAMINGADQLSRGITSATWHAMLADDRSSSYQVMQTIASNPGIIRIRIFNREGRVMFSTKPEDSKQVDKGAEACAMCHSSTEPLVNIDASSRARVMPSTGNGRQLALVTPIYNEPACSNAVCHAHPASTSVLGVLDVAFDLKPLDSEMDAARAGVLVVAAIQILFIGLFIVFFTKRFLDRPIHKLIAGTHAVSEMQLDQKIEINSSVELGELARSFNLMSSRLGKAMGDLNDAAEILEKKVDERTRQLEIAHKKLLQSDRLASLGQLSATVAHEINNPISGVLNLAMLLERILKDDGVPKERIDEFRKYLGEIVRETARVGRIVTDLLAFSRRSKPQSANVDLNGVIRNTMRLLSHRLEMGNIKLTLCLADNLPKIECDVSQMQQVIINLIMNAAEACAATGVGEVNVATREEADSVVLEVSDNGEGIPKEILPKIYDPFFTTKGEGKGVGLGLSVVYGIVDAHNGDIEVKSDVGKGAVFKVTLPVRRAAVESGNSSDANGGNGTSA; encoded by the coding sequence GTGAGGCGGGCCGTTAAGTTCCTGAAACTGATTCAGCTGGACGGAGCGCCGGTCAAACTTAGGTATGCAAATATGCCCAGACATCTTTCTCTCCAGATAATCCTGTCGCTCACGGTAATTGTCGTCGTCGTCGAGGGTGTCTCCGGTTACATAAGTCTGAAGAACCAGGAAAGGCAGATCCTCCAGGCTATGATAAACGGGGCGGATCAGCTGTCGCGTGGGATAACGAGTGCGACATGGCACGCGATGCTTGCTGATGACAGGAGCTCGTCGTACCAGGTCATGCAGACAATCGCCTCAAATCCGGGGATCATCAGGATACGTATCTTCAACCGGGAAGGCCGGGTCATGTTCTCGACCAAACCCGAAGATTCGAAGCAGGTTGATAAAGGTGCTGAGGCATGCGCCATGTGTCATTCGTCGACCGAGCCGCTCGTAAACATCGATGCTTCCTCAAGGGCTCGAGTCATGCCCTCAACCGGGAACGGGAGGCAGCTCGCACTGGTAACCCCCATTTATAACGAGCCTGCGTGCAGCAACGCCGTTTGTCACGCTCATCCGGCCTCAACTAGTGTGCTCGGTGTCCTCGACGTCGCCTTCGACCTGAAACCGCTCGACAGCGAGATGGATGCGGCACGGGCGGGAGTACTTGTCGTAGCGGCCATCCAGATTCTCTTCATTGGATTATTTATCGTGTTCTTCACGAAACGTTTTCTCGATAGGCCGATTCACAAACTGATCGCAGGAACGCATGCCGTAAGCGAGATGCAGCTCGATCAGAAGATAGAGATCAATTCAAGTGTGGAGCTGGGTGAACTTGCGCGCTCGTTCAATCTGATGAGCTCTCGGCTGGGCAAGGCGATGGGCGACCTTAACGATGCCGCCGAGATTCTGGAGAAGAAAGTGGACGAACGTACCCGCCAGCTCGAGATCGCCCACAAGAAACTTCTCCAGAGCGATCGGCTGGCGTCTCTCGGCCAGCTGTCCGCGACTGTCGCTCACGAAATTAACAATCCGATTTCCGGTGTGCTCAATCTTGCGATGCTGCTCGAGAGGATACTTAAGGATGACGGCGTACCGAAGGAACGCATCGACGAGTTCAGGAAATATCTGGGGGAGATTGTAAGAGAAACGGCGAGGGTGGGGCGCATAGTAACCGATCTCCTGGCGTTCTCTCGAAGATCGAAACCGCAAAGCGCAAATGTTGATCTGAACGGCGTCATTAGAAACACAATGCGACTTCTCAGTCACCGCCTCGAGATGGGGAACATCAAGCTGACACTTTGTCTTGCGGATAACCTTCCGAAAATTGAATGCGACGTTTCCCAAATGCAGCAGGTAATAATCAATCTGATAATGAACGCCGCGGAAGCCTGCGCCGCTACAGGCGTCGGCGAAGTAAACGTGGCGACGAGGGAGGAAGCAGACTCGGTAGTGCTAGAGGTTTCCGACAACGGTGAAGGAATACCGAAGGAAATACTTCCGAAAATCTACGATCCATTCTTTACCACGAAAGGCGAGGGAAAAGGCGTCGGGTTGGGACTATCGGTGGTATACGGTATCGTCGATGCTCACAACGGAGACATCGAGGTGAAAAGCGATGTCGGAAAGGGGGCCGTCTTCAAGGTCACATTGCCTGTACGTCGAGCTGCTGTGGAGAGCGGAAATAGTTCTGATGCAAACGGCGGCAATGGGACCTCCGCTTAG
- a CDS encoding archaemetzincin family Zn-dependent metalloprotease yields the protein MGSIYCVPVGNVNKDMITMAERYLNGMFGMHVESCSPMPDPLFALDEKRKQYSSTLILRKLAERRDDRAVRYLGLTELDLYIPMLTFVYGQAQLSLPTDPVFAHGRVAVVSLARLAPEFYELPPDRDLTARRARKEIAHEIGHTLGLVHCGNRSCLMSLATEILELDMKSQDFCRDCWNKLQENLTLLGAETNHRENLES from the coding sequence ATGGGTTCGATCTATTGTGTGCCGGTAGGGAATGTGAATAAAGATATGATCACAATGGCAGAGCGATACCTGAACGGCATGTTCGGAATGCACGTAGAGTCTTGCAGCCCAATGCCTGATCCTTTATTTGCTCTCGACGAAAAGAGGAAGCAATATAGCTCGACTCTGATACTCCGTAAACTCGCCGAACGCCGCGATGACCGTGCCGTTAGGTACCTTGGCCTGACCGAACTGGATCTTTACATACCCATGCTTACTTTTGTGTATGGTCAGGCGCAGCTTTCCTTACCGACCGATCCTGTGTTCGCCCACGGGAGAGTCGCCGTCGTATCGCTTGCTAGACTCGCGCCGGAATTTTATGAGCTACCACCGGATAGAGATCTGACGGCGAGAAGGGCAAGGAAGGAAATTGCGCACGAGATCGGACACACGCTCGGTCTGGTACACTGTGGAAATCGGTCCTGCCTCATGTCGCTTGCCACTGAAATACTCGAGCTTGATATGAAATCTCAGGATTTTTGCCGGGACTGCTGGAACAAGTTGCAGGAAAATTTGACGTTACTTGGAGCGGAAACAAATCACCGTGAGAATTTGGAGTCTTGA
- a CDS encoding sigma-54 dependent transcriptional regulator — MKTQWEILVVDDEEVMRESLVAWLREDGYGVDSAASGKAAIDKSNEKDYAIYFVDLKMPGGIDGIETMMEIRKMHPDASIIIITAYATVDTAILAMKEGAQEYIVKPCNPKEISILVERIIKVKNLQRENLILRKRLTGQYSFHDIISKNSRMREIFQLVQEIASLRSTVLIQGESGTGKELVARAIHYSGERASKPFVGVSCAALAETLLESELFGHERGSFTGALSQKKGKFELADGGTIFLDEIGDVSPKLQLDLLRVLQEKCFYRVGGTEELNVDVRVIAATNLDLDEAVRSGNFRDDLYYRLNVINIQIPPLRSRREDIPLLARSFAERISHELGKEIDDISESGLKVLMDYNWPGNVRELENSIERAIVTSRNRLLTEEDFEFMKENGSRNHSWMAPDNISLEEMEKQVIEATIRRTGGNIKEAASILCIDRSTLYEKIKRYAIER, encoded by the coding sequence ATGAAAACGCAATGGGAAATACTGGTTGTGGATGACGAAGAAGTAATGAGAGAGTCTCTGGTCGCATGGCTCCGCGAAGACGGTTACGGTGTCGACTCCGCAGCGTCAGGTAAGGCAGCTATCGATAAGTCTAATGAAAAAGATTATGCCATCTATTTCGTAGATCTCAAAATGCCGGGCGGTATCGATGGTATCGAGACCATGATGGAGATCAGGAAGATGCATCCCGACGCTTCGATCATAATCATAACGGCGTATGCCACGGTAGATACTGCAATACTCGCCATGAAAGAAGGTGCCCAGGAATATATTGTCAAGCCGTGTAACCCCAAAGAGATTTCCATCCTGGTCGAACGGATAATAAAAGTCAAGAATCTTCAGCGAGAGAATTTGATTCTCCGCAAAAGACTCACGGGTCAATACAGTTTCCACGACATAATAAGTAAAAATTCAAGGATGAGAGAAATTTTCCAGCTCGTTCAGGAAATCGCGAGTCTGAGAAGTACCGTCTTAATCCAGGGAGAAAGCGGAACGGGGAAGGAGCTCGTTGCGCGTGCGATCCATTATTCCGGTGAGCGGGCCTCGAAGCCATTCGTTGGCGTTTCATGTGCAGCACTCGCCGAGACGCTTCTTGAATCGGAGCTGTTCGGGCACGAGAGGGGTTCGTTTACAGGCGCATTGTCACAGAAGAAAGGAAAATTCGAGCTCGCTGACGGCGGCACAATTTTCCTCGACGAGATTGGAGACGTCTCGCCGAAACTGCAGCTCGATCTCCTTCGCGTGCTCCAGGAAAAGTGCTTTTATCGCGTCGGAGGGACTGAAGAACTCAACGTGGACGTAAGAGTGATCGCTGCGACAAATCTTGACCTCGATGAGGCGGTCAGGTCGGGGAATTTCCGCGACGATCTGTACTATCGTCTCAATGTCATCAACATTCAAATCCCGCCTCTCAGATCCAGACGTGAAGACATACCCCTCCTCGCCCGGAGTTTCGCGGAGAGGATATCGCACGAACTAGGGAAGGAAATCGATGACATCTCTGAATCCGGTCTGAAAGTTCTAATGGATTACAACTGGCCCGGAAATGTCAGGGAACTTGAGAACTCGATCGAGCGCGCGATCGTCACCAGCAGGAACCGGCTTTTGACCGAAGAAGATTTCGAGTTCATGAAGGAAAACGGATCAAGAAATCATTCGTGGATGGCGCCGGATAATATCTCTCTCGAAGAAATGGAGAAACAGGTTATCGAGGCGACGATCAGGCGAACCGGAGGCAACATAAAAGAGGCGGCATCCATTCTCTGCATCGATAGATCAACTCTCTACGAAAAGATCAAGAGATATGCGATAGAGAGGTAG
- a CDS encoding glycine cleavage system protein H produces the protein MFPWVYGFTWDAGNIIFLSIFFSVVIVILTALATASICASRKMTARQVDELKWHDEFNDLSDRARICRHVLTGEITNRKCPNGFDCRVCDLHPSLAAERAVSHASITGVGPGESKIFGLNMPQDRMYHRGHAWVKCESDGMLSVGLDDFGKKILGNPDSVELPEIGTELEVNGTGWHLEKAGARIRILSPVDGKVVATGGDEDSYYLKVKPDGIADLRHLLKGCEIRPWILREIERLEAAFANEKVGSSLADGGELMNDLPREYPGINWDSVLGEMFLEP, from the coding sequence ATGTTTCCGTGGGTTTACGGATTTACGTGGGACGCAGGCAACATAATTTTCCTTTCAATATTCTTTTCGGTGGTAATAGTAATTCTCACCGCTCTCGCCACGGCAAGCATATGCGCATCGCGCAAAATGACCGCCAGACAGGTCGACGAGCTGAAGTGGCACGACGAATTCAATGACCTTTCAGATCGCGCCAGGATCTGCAGGCACGTGTTGACGGGAGAAATAACAAACAGGAAATGCCCAAACGGTTTCGACTGTCGCGTTTGCGATCTGCATCCGTCGCTCGCCGCTGAAAGAGCTGTCAGTCACGCGTCGATAACCGGGGTCGGTCCGGGCGAGTCCAAAATATTCGGGTTGAATATGCCTCAAGACAGGATGTATCACCGGGGGCATGCGTGGGTGAAATGTGAATCTGACGGTATGCTATCTGTCGGTCTCGACGACTTTGGAAAGAAGATTCTCGGTAATCCCGACAGTGTAGAGCTTCCCGAAATAGGCACCGAGCTGGAAGTGAACGGAACGGGCTGGCATTTAGAGAAAGCCGGGGCAAGGATACGAATCCTTTCACCGGTGGATGGAAAAGTCGTGGCGACGGGCGGGGACGAAGATAGCTACTACCTTAAAGTGAAGCCCGACGGCATCGCCGATCTTCGTCATCTTCTCAAGGGATGTGAGATCAGGCCCTGGATCTTAAGAGAAATCGAGAGACTCGAGGCGGCTTTCGCAAATGAGAAGGTGGGATCAAGCCTTGCAGACGGAGGTGAACTTATGAACGATCTGCCTCGCGAATACCCCGGCATAAACTGGGACTCGGTGCTCGGGGAAATGTTTCTCGAACCGTAG
- the nrfD gene encoding NrfD/PsrC family molybdoenzyme membrane anchor subunit yields the protein MDSSLVARGLDRAPFRKFVYWIIPWTMLLALGMYAIYLCLAKGLNQTNMDNRFAFGLWIFLDLSVIALGAGAFFTGFLLYILRKHQLRAVINSAVVLGLICYSGAVLILGVDVGQPLRAWFTFWHPNVHSMLTEVTFCITCYLTVLVIEYAPLVFKNRKLKEIPSFLVFEFELHKVMPVFAGVGTFLSFFHQGSLGGLYGVLQGRPFAFRESIAIWPTTFFLFIISAAAAGPSFILLTTWIVSKLSGKRLVTEEVFRLLARISGGILLFYVLLKSMDTLFWINGTAPALGLSAIGFFERKPFSIWILFTEIIAFGFVPSILFLTGNKRLDVRWLVFGSILVCCGILVNRFVMTIQTLAVPTLPFDKFMLYSPSWQEVATFLFVVAYGVLVYSFSFRYLRLFPEETKLN from the coding sequence ATGGATAGCTCACTTGTCGCTCGCGGTCTCGATCGCGCTCCCTTCCGGAAATTTGTTTACTGGATAATCCCATGGACAATGCTGCTTGCCCTCGGGATGTACGCAATATACTTATGCCTCGCGAAGGGACTCAACCAAACGAACATGGACAATCGATTTGCGTTCGGTCTCTGGATCTTTCTCGATCTTTCGGTAATCGCTCTCGGCGCCGGCGCGTTCTTCACCGGTTTTCTTTTGTACATCCTGAGGAAACATCAGCTGAGGGCGGTCATAAACAGCGCGGTGGTCCTTGGACTCATCTGCTATAGCGGCGCCGTGCTCATTCTCGGTGTCGATGTCGGCCAACCTCTGCGAGCATGGTTCACGTTCTGGCATCCAAATGTCCATTCGATGCTTACCGAAGTGACATTCTGCATAACCTGCTATCTTACGGTGCTCGTGATCGAATATGCGCCTCTCGTTTTCAAGAACAGGAAACTGAAAGAGATCCCTTCGTTCCTGGTTTTTGAATTCGAGCTTCATAAGGTCATGCCTGTGTTTGCAGGCGTCGGTACATTTCTATCTTTCTTCCACCAGGGTTCGCTCGGTGGACTGTACGGCGTTTTGCAAGGTCGCCCCTTTGCGTTCAGAGAGAGCATTGCGATCTGGCCCACGACGTTTTTTCTGTTTATCATTTCAGCGGCAGCAGCCGGACCAAGCTTCATTCTCCTGACAACATGGATCGTGTCAAAGCTCAGCGGGAAACGGCTTGTCACAGAGGAAGTGTTCCGCCTGCTCGCCAGGATATCAGGAGGAATACTTCTTTTCTATGTTCTCCTGAAATCTATGGACACCCTTTTCTGGATAAACGGCACCGCGCCCGCGCTCGGATTGTCCGCGATCGGTTTCTTTGAACGGAAGCCGTTCAGCATCTGGATATTGTTCACGGAGATAATCGCATTCGGTTTCGTTCCGTCGATTCTCTTCCTCACCGGCAACAAGCGACTTGATGTAAGGTGGCTCGTATTCGGATCGATTCTCGTCTGCTGCGGAATTCTGGTGAACAGGTTTGTCATGACGATACAGACTCTAGCAGTCCCGACACTTCCTTTCGACAAGTTCATGCTTTATTCCCCCAGCTGGCAGGAAGTGGCCACATTTCTATTCGTTGTTGCGTACGGTGTCCTCGTCTATTCATTTTCATTCAGGTACCTGAGATTATTTCCGGAGGAGACGAAACTGAACTGA
- a CDS encoding 4Fe-4S dicluster domain-containing protein gives MVIDVDLCTGCGACMVACSVENNVAPGPISSNERTGITPIRVYRANNGLPYPDTQSVFFPISCQQCEHHTPCVSVCPQKAVEVDEATGIVGQIPVRCLGCRYCMTACPYHARFFNWWDPTWPGETVKTLNPDVSPRMRGVVEKCNFCFHRLQAAREKAAVEGKSEIDPRDYVPACVEACPVGAITFGDLLDESSEAAKISQDRNSFRLLENLGTGPKVYFHSEREWVRKFGKSGLVRKDSENG, from the coding sequence ATGGTCATCGACGTGGACCTGTGCACTGGCTGCGGTGCGTGCATGGTCGCGTGCTCAGTGGAGAACAACGTCGCACCTGGTCCCATCAGCTCGAACGAGCGTACCGGCATAACTCCGATCAGGGTTTACAGGGCGAACAACGGTTTGCCATATCCTGACACACAATCCGTTTTCTTCCCGATATCGTGCCAGCAATGCGAACACCACACACCATGCGTGTCGGTCTGCCCGCAGAAAGCGGTTGAGGTCGACGAGGCGACAGGGATCGTCGGACAGATTCCGGTGAGATGCCTGGGCTGCCGTTACTGCATGACGGCATGTCCATATCATGCGCGGTTTTTCAACTGGTGGGATCCGACATGGCCTGGAGAAACGGTGAAGACGTTGAATCCAGATGTTTCCCCGCGAATGAGAGGCGTCGTGGAGAAATGCAACTTCTGTTTCCATCGTTTGCAAGCAGCGCGGGAGAAGGCGGCAGTTGAGGGAAAATCGGAAATAGATCCGCGGGACTATGTGCCGGCTTGTGTCGAAGCATGTCCGGTGGGCGCAATAACGTTCGGCGATCTCCTGGACGAAAGTTCTGAGGCGGCGAAGATATCACAGGATCGGAATAGTTTCAGGCTTCTGGAAAACCTGGGAACCGGCCCAAAGGTTTATTTTCACTCAGAGAGAGAATGGGTTCGAAAGTTCGGCAAAAGCGGACTTGTGAGGAAGGACAGCGAAAATGGATAG